A segment of the Collimonas fungivorans genome:
GTTCTCAAAATAAACGTCGATACCCTTGTCGCAGGCGGTTGCGAGCTGTTGCGGGAAGTCGGCGGCGCGATGGTCTATGCAGGCATCGAAGCCCAATTCTTCGACTGCGTATTTGCATTTGTCGGCGCCGCCGGCGATACCGATCACGCGGCAACCCTTGATCTTGGCGATCTGCCCGACCACCGAACCGACCGCACCGGTGGCTGCCGCCACCACCACCGTCTCGCCGGCCTGCGGTTGGCCAATGTCAAGCAAGCCCATGTAGGCGGTGAAGCCAGGCATGCCAAGTACGCCTAGAGCGTAGGATGGCTTGGCGAGTTTTGCGTCGAGCTTGGTCAGGCCCTTGCCATCCGACAGCGCGTAATCCTGCCAGCCGCTGTAGCTGAGGACCAGGTCTCCGGCTTTGTAGTCGGCATGTTCGGAAGCTTCGACTCGCGACACGGTGCCGCCGACCATCACTTCACCGATTTCGACATGTGCCGCATAAGAAGGGGCGTCGCTCATGCGCCCGCGCATGTAGGGATCGAGCGACAGGTAAACGGTGCGC
Coding sequences within it:
- a CDS encoding NADP-dependent oxidoreductase, which gives rise to MPQNKTVNRRILLASRPQGAPTPDNFKLDQGPVPKPAAGQLLLRTVYLSLDPYMRGRMSDAPSYAAHVEIGEVMVGGTVSRVEASEHADYKAGDLVLSYSGWQDYALSDGKGLTKLDAKLAKPSYALGVLGMPGFTAYMGLLDIGQPQAGETVVVAAATGAVGSVVGQIAKIKGCRVIGIAGGADKCKYAVEELGFDACIDHRAADFPQQLATACDKGIDVYFENVGGAVFNAVLPLLNLHARVPVCGLIANYNAAGKPEGPDHLPGLMGKLLVRRIKMQGFIIFDYYHRYPEFFKDMSGWLAAGKIKFREDIVDGLENAPQAFIGLLEGKNFGKLVIRAGDE